The proteins below are encoded in one region of Clostridium estertheticum:
- a CDS encoding polyribonucleotide nucleotidyltransferase, which yields MIHTIETIVAGRKLKVEYGKVGMLSDCAIFMSYGETVVLVNTNASEKPRDGIDFFPLSVEYEEKLYAVGKIPGGFIKREARPSERAILTARGIDRPLRPLFPKGYKNDVQIVCTVLSVEQDNSPEILAMNGASLALCISSIPFTDAVATVSVGLVDGKFILSPTADERKVSVMKLTVCATKDNVTMIEASGDEIAEDVMIAAIDFAFEACKKIVAFQEEAVAKFGKKKNIPEFKKIDETLESEVRKFSFDMVKTAMYIMDKDERNVMVDQIKAKISAEFDEKYADKKSDIGEIFYNIQKEIVRNMMLNENRRPDGRAFDEVRPISCEVGILPRTHGTGLFTRGLTQVMGVATLGALKEAQILDGISDEDTKRYMHHYNFPAYSVGETKPMRGPGRREIGHGALAEKAVEPLLPSVEEFPYAIRVVSEVLSSNGSTSQASVSASILALLDAGVPIKRPAAGIAMGLITNDDLSKEKVITDIQGIEDFFGDMDFKVAGTVNGITAIQVDTKLHGLSNYCIKTAIIDAKKARLHIIGKMNECIAAPRSEMSKYAPRMYVLNVAPDKIRDVIGKGGATIKKIIAETGVKIDTSDDGKIVIMSNDGVSANRAVEIIEQLTKSVKVGEIYLGKVTKIAAFGAFVEILPNKEGLVHISKLDFERVNKVEDIVSVGDEILVKVMEIDNQGRVNLSRRDAMKDSENEKKENEKKLNE from the coding sequence ATGATTCATACTATAGAAACGATTGTAGCAGGGAGAAAACTTAAAGTTGAATATGGTAAGGTTGGAATGTTATCAGACTGTGCAATTTTTATGAGTTATGGTGAGACAGTAGTTTTAGTTAATACAAATGCTTCAGAAAAACCTAGGGACGGTATCGACTTCTTTCCATTAAGTGTAGAATATGAAGAAAAACTTTATGCTGTTGGTAAAATTCCAGGTGGCTTCATAAAAAGAGAAGCAAGACCATCAGAAAGAGCAATTTTAACTGCAAGGGGTATAGATAGGCCTCTAAGACCATTATTTCCTAAAGGTTATAAAAATGATGTTCAAATTGTTTGTACAGTACTATCAGTTGAACAAGATAATTCACCTGAAATACTTGCTATGAATGGAGCATCACTTGCATTATGTATATCAAGTATACCTTTTACTGATGCTGTCGCAACGGTTTCAGTTGGTTTAGTAGATGGTAAATTCATATTAAGCCCAACAGCAGACGAGAGAAAAGTAAGTGTTATGAAGCTTACAGTTTGTGCTACAAAAGATAATGTAACAATGATAGAAGCTAGTGGAGACGAAATAGCTGAAGATGTAATGATAGCTGCAATCGACTTTGCTTTTGAAGCATGTAAAAAAATAGTAGCTTTCCAAGAAGAAGCAGTAGCTAAATTTGGAAAGAAAAAAAACATTCCTGAGTTTAAAAAAATAGATGAAACTCTCGAAAGTGAAGTTAGAAAATTCTCATTTGATATGGTGAAGACAGCAATGTACATAATGGATAAAGATGAGAGAAATGTAATGGTTGATCAAATTAAAGCAAAAATAAGCGCTGAATTTGATGAAAAGTATGCTGATAAAAAATCAGATATAGGTGAAATTTTCTATAATATTCAAAAAGAAATAGTTAGAAATATGATGTTAAATGAAAATAGAAGACCTGATGGAAGAGCTTTTGATGAAGTTAGACCAATAAGTTGTGAGGTAGGAATACTTCCAAGAACTCATGGAACAGGTCTTTTTACAAGAGGACTTACTCAAGTTATGGGAGTTGCGACACTTGGAGCATTAAAGGAAGCGCAAATACTAGACGGAATAAGTGATGAAGATACTAAAAGATATATGCATCATTATAATTTTCCAGCTTATAGCGTAGGAGAAACTAAACCAATGCGTGGACCTGGAAGACGAGAAATCGGACATGGAGCACTAGCTGAAAAAGCAGTAGAACCACTTTTACCATCTGTAGAAGAATTTCCATATGCAATTCGTGTGGTATCAGAAGTATTAAGTTCTAATGGTTCAACATCTCAAGCGAGCGTAAGTGCAAGTATTTTGGCACTATTAGATGCTGGAGTTCCAATTAAGAGACCTGCAGCTGGAATTGCAATGGGACTAATTACAAATGATGATTTATCTAAAGAAAAAGTTATAACTGATATTCAGGGTATAGAAGATTTCTTTGGTGATATGGACTTTAAAGTAGCTGGAACTGTTAATGGTATTACAGCTATACAAGTTGATACAAAACTTCATGGATTATCTAATTACTGCATTAAAACTGCAATTATAGATGCGAAAAAAGCTAGACTTCATATAATTGGAAAAATGAATGAATGTATAGCTGCTCCAAGAAGTGAAATGTCAAAGTATGCTCCTAGAATGTATGTACTAAATGTTGCACCTGACAAAATTAGGGATGTAATAGGTAAAGGTGGAGCAACTATAAAGAAAATTATAGCAGAAACTGGTGTTAAAATAGATACTAGTGATGATGGAAAAATTGTAATTATGTCTAATGATGGCGTGAGCGCAAATAGAGCAGTGGAAATAATTGAACAGTTAACTAAATCTGTTAAAGTTGGAGAAATATATTTAGGAAAAGTAACTAAGATTGCTGCTTTTGGAGCATTTGTTGAAATTTTACCTAATAAAGAAGGATTAGTTCATATTTCTAAACTTGATTTTGAGAGAGTTAATAAAGTAGAAGATATTGTATCGGTTGGCGATGAAATATTAGTAAAAGTAATGGAAATAGATAATCAGGGAAGAGTAAATCTTTCAAGAAGAGATGCTATGAAAGATAGCGAAAATGAAAAAAAAGAGAATGAAAAAAAATTGAATGAATAA
- the rnpM gene encoding RNase P modulator RnpM, which yields MKVKKIPQRMCTGCMEMKPKKELLRIVHSKEGEISIDLIGKKPGRGAYVCMNIECFEKSYKTKRLERNLGGKISEEIYAKLKDEINHE from the coding sequence ATGAAAGTTAAAAAAATACCTCAGCGCATGTGTACAGGGTGTATGGAAATGAAACCTAAGAAAGAACTATTGCGCATAGTCCATAGTAAAGAAGGCGAAATCTCTATAGATTTAATAGGGAAAAAACCAGGTAGAGGTGCATATGTTTGCATGAACATAGAATGTTTTGAAAAATCCTATAAGACAAAAAGGTTAGAGCGAAATTTAGGTGGCAAAATAAGCGAAGAAATTTATGCAAAGCTAAAGGATGAGATAAATCATGAATAA
- a CDS encoding bifunctional riboflavin kinase/FAD synthetase: protein MLIIEDNFKTNLKYQTFIALGSFDGLHLGHMHLINKTVELSKANNAKSMICTFKNHPLSVINKEICPKLIMDNDTKIKLLEDTGIDIVNLANFDKDFMKITPEEFIRNMVKCYNAKGIIVGFNYRFGYKNLGDVEMLKAYSTILGYNLYVCDAISVNDEIVSSSKIRHLIAEGNIVKANELLGRPHTIIGKVITGKQLGRTIGFPTVNLNYNKEYILPKGGVYYTIIEYDNYLYKAITNIGYNPTVEGGKLSVETHILDFNKQIYSEIVKINFINRIRDEVKFNTIEELKQQLVKDKEYAYNQKIE, encoded by the coding sequence ATGTTAATTATAGAAGATAATTTTAAAACTAATCTTAAATATCAAACTTTTATTGCACTCGGAAGTTTTGATGGACTACATTTGGGACATATGCACCTTATAAATAAAACAGTGGAATTATCAAAAGCAAATAATGCTAAAAGTATGATCTGTACTTTTAAAAATCATCCATTGTCTGTTATTAATAAAGAAATTTGCCCAAAACTTATAATGGATAATGATACTAAAATAAAATTACTGGAAGACACAGGTATAGATATAGTTAATTTAGCTAATTTTGATAAAGATTTTATGAAGATAACCCCTGAAGAATTTATAAGAAATATGGTTAAGTGCTATAATGCGAAGGGGATAATTGTTGGTTTTAATTATAGATTTGGTTATAAGAATCTAGGTGATGTAGAAATGCTTAAGGCATATAGCACAATACTTGGATATAATCTATATGTTTGTGATGCAATTAGTGTCAATGATGAAATTGTAAGTAGTTCAAAAATCCGTCATCTAATTGCTGAGGGTAATATTGTTAAAGCAAATGAACTTTTAGGACGTCCACATACTATTATTGGAAAAGTGATTACTGGTAAACAACTTGGTAGAACTATTGGTTTTCCAACTGTAAATTTAAATTATAATAAGGAATATATTCTTCCAAAGGGAGGGGTATATTATACTATAATTGAATATGATAATTATCTTTATAAAGCTATAACCAATATAGGATACAATCCTACTGTAGAAGGTGGTAAATTATCAGTAGAAACGCATATTTTAGATTTTAACAAGCAAATTTATAGTGAGATAGTTAAAATAAACTTTATAAACAGAATAAGAGATGAAGTTAAATTTAATACTATAGAGGAACTAAAGCAGCAGCTTGTAAAAGATAAGGAGTATGCTTATAATCAAAAAATAGAATAA
- the truB gene encoding tRNA pseudouridine(55) synthase TruB, which produces MNGILNVFKPTGITSFDVVRLIRKISKVKKVGHAGTLDPEASGVLPVCIGKATKAIDYIMGDFKIYETELKLGVITDTYDREGKILKESEVNLGVDEITLVINSFIGEIKQVPPMYSALKVNGKKLYELARAGIEIEREPRPITIYDINITDINLPYIKFTVKCSKGTYIRSLCYDIGEKLKCGGMMWNLQRTATGQFHIDNAINVNELNEENINKYIMPIETIFSANARITIEDRFVKFLLNGVIVKDKALICKFESGIMYSIYNNDNDFIGIADKSDDGVRLIKSFI; this is translated from the coding sequence ATGAATGGTATATTAAATGTATTTAAACCTACAGGAATTACTTCTTTTGATGTAGTGCGTTTAATAAGAAAAATCAGTAAAGTAAAAAAAGTAGGCCACGCTGGCACTCTAGACCCTGAAGCTAGCGGGGTCTTACCTGTTTGTATAGGAAAAGCAACAAAGGCTATAGACTATATAATGGGAGACTTTAAAATTTACGAAACTGAATTAAAATTAGGCGTTATTACAGATACTTATGATAGAGAGGGTAAAATTCTAAAAGAAAGTGAAGTTAATTTAGGCGTAGATGAAATTACGCTAGTTATTAATTCATTTATAGGAGAAATAAAACAAGTCCCACCTATGTACTCAGCTCTAAAGGTTAATGGAAAAAAACTTTATGAGTTAGCGAGAGCTGGAATAGAAATAGAGAGAGAGCCAAGACCTATAACAATCTATGACATAAATATTACAGACATTAATTTACCTTATATAAAATTCACGGTAAAATGCTCTAAAGGTACATACATTAGAAGTCTGTGTTATGATATTGGGGAAAAATTAAAATGTGGTGGCATGATGTGGAATCTACAAAGAACGGCTACAGGTCAATTTCATATTGATAATGCTATAAATGTTAATGAATTAAATGAAGAAAATATAAATAAATATATTATGCCTATAGAAACTATTTTTAGTGCGAATGCTAGAATTACCATAGAGGATAGATTTGTTAAGTTCTTATTAAATGGTGTTATAGTAAAGGATAAGGCACTAATTTGTAAGTTTGAATCTGGCATTATGTATAGTATATATAATAATGATAATGATTTTATTGGAATTGCGGATAAAAGTGATGATGGTGTTAGATTAATAAAATCATTTATATAG
- the infB gene encoding translation initiation factor IF-2 produces MAKVRIYELAKELEVSSKELINVLFEEFSIKAKNHMSVIEEEDAELIKELYSDENSGLKDNKNETVEHYENLANEDANKVVIRKRGRKGRDELGSGNNAVEPIDDEVVVIESTITVKDLADTLKRPYVEVIKQLIFIGVMAGMNQEIDFATAEKVIEKYGALAVLKDPEEGKIADDEDIEENDAELGTDKKPAVVTVMGHVDHGKTSLLDCIRKSKVTETEAGGITQHIGAYTVNINGEKITFLDTPGHEAFTAMRARGAQITDIVILVVAADDGIMPQTVEAINHCKAAGVPMIVAINKIDRPGANIDKVKQELTEHGLVAEDWGGDTICVPVSAHTKEGIDTLLEMILITAEMLELKANTKRHAKGTVIEGKLDKGRGPLATLLVQNGTLHTGDSIIVGSTYGRIRAMFDDKGKKIKTAGPSIPVEILGLSDVPSAGDRFNVIKDEKTARNMAEARKTNLREEHFQASNRVSMENLYNQIQEGSVKELGVIVKADVQGSVEAVRQSLEKLSTDNVKVRVIHSGVGAITETDVVLAAASNAIIIGFNVRPDNNAAIVGEKEKVEIKTYRIIYDALDDIKLAMLGMLDPVYKEVVLGRVEIRQIYKVSNVGTIAGSYVLTGKITRNSSVRVLRNGIVITESTLASLKRFKDDAKEVAAGFECGLSVDKFNDLKEGDIIEAFIMEEIKPKLV; encoded by the coding sequence TTGGCAAAAGTCAGAATATATGAATTAGCTAAAGAATTAGAAGTGTCAAGTAAAGAATTAATTAATGTACTATTCGAAGAGTTTAGTATAAAGGCCAAAAATCATATGAGTGTGATTGAGGAAGAGGATGCTGAATTAATTAAGGAACTTTATAGTGACGAAAATTCAGGACTTAAGGATAATAAAAACGAAACAGTAGAACACTATGAAAACTTAGCTAACGAAGATGCTAATAAAGTTGTAATAAGAAAAAGAGGCAGAAAAGGTCGCGATGAATTAGGAAGTGGCAACAATGCTGTTGAACCAATCGATGACGAAGTTGTAGTAATCGAAAGTACTATTACAGTTAAAGATTTGGCTGATACGTTAAAAAGACCTTATGTTGAAGTAATAAAACAACTTATTTTCATAGGTGTTATGGCTGGAATGAATCAAGAAATAGATTTTGCAACAGCTGAAAAAGTTATAGAAAAATATGGTGCACTTGCTGTACTAAAAGACCCTGAAGAAGGGAAAATTGCTGATGATGAAGATATTGAGGAAAATGACGCTGAATTAGGTACAGATAAAAAACCAGCAGTTGTTACTGTTATGGGTCATGTTGATCACGGTAAGACATCATTACTTGATTGTATTAGAAAATCTAAGGTTACAGAAACAGAAGCCGGCGGAATAACACAACATATAGGTGCATATACTGTTAATATTAATGGAGAAAAAATAACATTTTTAGACACACCTGGTCATGAAGCTTTTACAGCAATGAGAGCGCGTGGTGCTCAAATAACAGATATAGTTATTTTAGTAGTTGCGGCTGATGATGGTATTATGCCACAAACTGTTGAAGCTATAAATCACTGTAAGGCTGCTGGTGTACCAATGATAGTAGCTATAAATAAGATAGATAGACCAGGAGCTAATATAGATAAAGTTAAACAAGAATTAACAGAACATGGACTTGTAGCAGAAGATTGGGGTGGAGACACAATATGTGTTCCAGTATCAGCTCATACTAAGGAAGGTATTGATACTTTACTTGAAATGATACTAATTACTGCAGAAATGTTAGAGCTTAAAGCAAATACTAAAAGACACGCAAAAGGAACTGTAATAGAAGGAAAACTTGATAAAGGTCGCGGACCACTTGCTACATTACTTGTACAAAATGGTACACTTCACACTGGTGATTCTATAATAGTTGGATCAACTTACGGAAGAATAAGAGCAATGTTTGATGATAAGGGTAAAAAAATAAAGACAGCAGGACCATCTATACCAGTAGAAATACTTGGATTATCTGATGTACCATCAGCTGGAGATAGATTTAATGTAATTAAAGATGAGAAAACTGCAAGAAATATGGCTGAGGCTAGAAAAACAAATTTAAGAGAAGAACATTTTCAAGCTAGTAATAGAGTTTCTATGGAAAATTTATACAATCAAATACAAGAAGGATCTGTTAAAGAACTTGGCGTAATTGTTAAAGCTGACGTTCAGGGATCTGTAGAAGCTGTAAGACAATCACTTGAAAAATTATCTACTGATAATGTTAAAGTAAGAGTTATACATTCTGGAGTTGGAGCTATAACAGAAACTGATGTTGTACTTGCGGCTGCTTCAAATGCAATAATTATAGGGTTTAATGTAAGACCTGATAATAATGCTGCAATAGTTGGAGAAAAAGAAAAAGTAGAAATTAAAACATATAGAATAATTTATGATGCTCTTGATGATATAAAATTAGCAATGCTTGGAATGCTCGACCCTGTATATAAAGAAGTTGTTTTAGGAAGAGTAGAAATAAGACAAATATATAAAGTTTCAAATGTAGGTACAATAGCAGGTTCTTATGTATTGACTGGTAAAATTACTAGAAATAGTAGCGTTAGAGTTCTTAGAAATGGAATAGTTATAACTGAATCAACTTTAGCTTCATTGAAGAGATTTAAAGATGATGCAAAAGAAGTTGCTGCTGGATTTGAATGTGGATTAAGTGTAGACAAATTCAATGACCTTAAAGAAGGAGACATCATTGAAGCATTCATAATGGAAGAAATAAAACCAAAACTAGTATAA
- a CDS encoding ribosomal L7Ae/L30e/S12e/Gadd45 family protein — translation MMNNKFFQFLGLTKKAGKLIEGYNQCEDALSHGRGTLIILSEESAVNTKDKFKRLSIKNVIPLIEGVSNETLGKCLGRPEINVLCVNDKKMTNKLLSLWNENIE, via the coding sequence ATCATGAATAATAAATTTTTTCAATTTTTGGGTTTAACTAAAAAGGCAGGTAAACTTATTGAAGGTTACAATCAGTGTGAAGATGCACTATCGCATGGTAGAGGAACCCTTATAATTTTATCTGAGGAAAGCGCTGTAAATACTAAAGACAAGTTTAAAAGATTATCTATTAAAAATGTTATACCCCTTATTGAAGGTGTTTCGAATGAAACTTTAGGTAAATGTTTAGGTAGACCAGAAATTAATGTTTTATGCGTAAACGATAAAAAAATGACGAATAAGCTATTAAGCTTATGGAATGAAAACATTGAATAA
- the rpsO gene encoding 30S ribosomal protein S15, whose amino-acid sequence MTKITKQEIMVKHARHEGDTGSPEVQIALLTERITELNEHLKVHKKDNHSRRGLLMMVGQRKGMLGYLKNKDIERYRAILAELGLRK is encoded by the coding sequence ATGACAAAGATTACAAAACAAGAAATAATGGTAAAACATGCAAGACATGAAGGAGATACAGGTTCTCCAGAAGTACAAATTGCACTTTTAACTGAAAGAATTACAGAGTTAAATGAGCATTTAAAAGTTCACAAAAAAGATAACCATTCAAGAAGAGGTCTGTTAATGATGGTTGGTCAAAGAAAAGGTATGTTAGGTTACTTAAAGAACAAAGATATTGAAAGATATCGTGCAATTCTAGCAGAACTCGGACTAAGAAAATAA
- a CDS encoding DHH family phosphoesterase, which produces MKKRLKKKQRVRTNDINDIINKIKIFNKIAITFHTSPDGDSLGSALALLIGLRKLNKNVYIISKEEIPQTFEFLPCSVEINGEVSAPLTDTECVIVLDCGDLKRINANLLLQNRKFELINIDHHMSNDLYGDLNFINTKASAVGEIVYEMLRLLDVKLDKKISSCLYTAVLTDTGCFKHSNTTAVTHIIAGELINTGIDFSDIHRRIYENKKLNKIKFCGKVISNLTVELDGKVCVMYITKDMIKKYDLLSIDTSDVIDFATSIDTVEVAILIKEYENGVKVSLRSKSLVDVSKIAEKFKGGGHIRASGFYYEASFDNTKVKLMEILEKELMK; this is translated from the coding sequence ATGAAAAAAAGATTGAAGAAGAAACAAAGAGTGAGGACTAATGATATTAACGATATCATTAACAAGATAAAAATATTTAATAAAATTGCTATAACTTTTCATACTTCACCTGATGGAGATTCACTAGGTAGTGCTTTGGCATTACTTATTGGTCTGAGAAAATTAAACAAGAACGTATATATAATATCAAAAGAAGAAATTCCACAAACTTTTGAGTTCTTGCCATGTTCTGTTGAAATTAATGGTGAAGTAAGCGCGCCATTAACGGATACTGAGTGTGTAATAGTACTAGATTGTGGTGATCTTAAAAGAATTAATGCAAATCTATTGCTGCAAAATAGGAAATTTGAATTAATTAATATAGATCATCATATGTCTAATGATTTATATGGAGATTTAAATTTTATAAACACAAAAGCTTCTGCAGTTGGAGAAATTGTATATGAAATGCTTAGACTTCTTGATGTGAAATTAGACAAAAAAATAAGTTCATGTTTGTACACAGCTGTGCTTACAGATACAGGCTGCTTTAAGCATTCAAACACCACAGCAGTAACTCACATCATTGCAGGTGAACTTATTAATACTGGTATAGATTTTAGTGATATTCACAGGAGAATTTATGAAAATAAAAAATTAAATAAAATAAAGTTTTGCGGTAAAGTTATTAGTAATTTGACCGTTGAGCTTGATGGTAAAGTTTGTGTTATGTATATAACAAAAGACATGATAAAAAAATATGATTTGTTATCTATAGACACGTCGGATGTTATTGATTTTGCTACTTCAATAGACACCGTTGAGGTTGCAATACTTATTAAAGAATATGAAAATGGTGTTAAAGTAAGTTTAAGATCTAAATCCTTAGTAGATGTTAGCAAAATTGCAGAAAAATTTAAGGGTGGCGGTCATATTAGGGCTTCAGGTTTTTATTACGAGGCAAGTTTTGATAATACTAAAGTTAAATTAATGGAAATTTTAGAAAAAGAGTTGATGAAATGA
- the rbfA gene encoding 30S ribosome-binding factor RbfA: MVSYRNGRINEEIKKDVSNTIQNKIKDPRLSAMVSVTKVDTTKDLSYTKIYVSIFGNEIEKKETIQALKSSTGLIRKEIGMHVKLRHVPQVIIELDETIERAIHLENIFHQIKAKDKNEHEKKIEEETKSED, encoded by the coding sequence ATGGTTAGTTATAGAAATGGTAGAATAAATGAAGAAATTAAAAAAGATGTAAGCAATACAATTCAAAACAAAATAAAAGATCCAAGATTAAGTGCTATGGTTAGTGTAACAAAAGTAGACACAACAAAAGACTTAAGTTATACAAAAATCTATGTTAGTATATTTGGAAATGAAATTGAAAAGAAAGAAACAATTCAAGCACTTAAAAGTTCAACTGGTCTTATAAGAAAAGAAATAGGGATGCACGTTAAGTTAAGACATGTTCCTCAGGTTATTATAGAGCTAGATGAAACCATAGAACGTGCAATACATTTAGAAAACATTTTCCATCAAATAAAGGCAAAAGATAAGAATGAACATGAAAAAAAGATTGAAGAAGAAACAAAGAGTGAGGACTAA